A single Amphiura filiformis chromosome 19, Afil_fr2py, whole genome shotgun sequence DNA region contains:
- the LOC140140365 gene encoding uncharacterized protein, with product MVVIFEVNSTNAISENSLLQNDTVLLTCTSTGGVPLSLLRWEIVNNGESDVIVSSIKATRASITIVANYAVTRLDNGAYFRCVRTHVLRQESETCDPSGSVGGQKTPLLILYPPALQFEPESITITKKTSTVTVKCLYEAIPSLNIGPTIRYVPQTSGETLNFTYIGGQTDVIDLHLTAKDAGKKLQCSASNEIGNSRIEVEILGDQTEVEEIPILVISIASGVLLLIIIAGLIFGCVCCCDRNVQSTDIETSSNRRDGPFNPVYSGTVYSSRDHLVSRESNGIPNHNRALPPSDRNSPQSLRRGARTLPRNYRPNRGRGSSINSNSRVRGAKTLPRRLASETNIARSSSMRGGLGTQGDRGPRDHTETNQAGSTFFRTRGGSMTQGDRERMHSDTNHSRSTNMRGGIRSQENRELRQPTETNHSRSASTRVRSQGDRELSGSTGMNHSRPTSTRIRSQGDREPRGSAGPNHSNMRGGISTHDDRDFSALYARPSREGSRQNSRRVSSETNPSSSPNERDERELSGSTGASHSRSANQVRGTRAQSGAQSNNWELRGPTGPNHARPANTRGGISSHGEDISALYARPSREGSRQNSRRVSTDTNLSSSPNERETRNLQEYPMEY from the exons ATGGTTGTGATTTTCG AAGTAAATTCAACAAACGCTATTTCTGAGAACAGTCTCTTACAAAACGATACTGTGTTATTGACGTGCACAAGTACAGGTGGTGTTCCTTTGTCGCTGCTTCGTTGGGAAATTGTCAACAATGGAGAATCTGATGTTATTGTTTCGTCCATTAAAGCAACACGCGCATCAATTACAATCGTCGCTAATTACGCAGTAACGAGACTTGATAATGGTGCCTATTTTAGATGTGTACGAACTCATGTCTTACGTCAGGAAAGTGAAACATGTGACCCTTCAGGGTCAGTCGGTGGTCAGAAGACTCCTCTTCTCATATTATACCCCCCTGCACTACAATTCGAACCGGAGTCCATTACAATTACAAAGAAAACGTCTACAGTGACTGTTAAATGTTTATACGAAGCAATACCCTCACTAAATATTGGTCCTACCATAAGATATGTACCTCAGACATCTGGGGAAACCTTAAACTTTACTTACATTGGTGGTCAAACAGATGTCATCGATCTCCACTTAACTGCAAAGGATGCAgggaagaaattacaatgttcagCCTCAAACGAGATTGGGAATTCAAGGATTGAAGTTGAAATCTTAGGAGATCAAACAGAAGTGGAAGAGATCCCGATTTTGGTGATAAGCATAGCTAGTGGGGTTTTGTTATTGATCATTATAGCAGGGTTGATTTTTGGTTGCGTTTGTTGTTGCGATCGTAACGTACAATCTACTGATATAGAAACAAGTAGTAATAGAAGAGATGGACCATTCAATCCTGTGTACAGCGGTACAGTATATTCATCAAGGGATCATTTAGTCTCGCGGGAATCAAATGGAATTCCTAATCACAATAGGGCGTTGCCGCCATCAGATAGAAACTCTCCACAGTCTCTTCGACGCGGTGCGCGAACTCTTCCTCGAAACTACCGCCCGAACCGTGGACGTGGTTCATCCATCAATAGTAATTCTCGTGTGAGGGGAGCAAAGACTCTTCCCCGACGACTGGCGTCAGAGACAAATATCGCCAGGTCTTCGAGTATGCGAGGAGGACTTGGGACGCAGGGTGATCGAGGGCCCAGGGATCATACAGAGACAAATCAAGCCGGGTCTACGTTTTTCAGGACGCGAGGAGGAAGCATGACACAAGGTGATAGAGAACGTATGCATTCTGATACAAATCATTCCAGATCAACGAACATGCGGGGAGGCATCAGGTCGCAGGAGAATCGAGAACTAAGACAACCAACAGAGACAAATCATTCTAGGTCAGCGAGTACGCGAGTCAGGTCGCAGGGTGATCGAGAACTAAGTGGCTCAACAGGGATGAATCATTCCAGGCCAACGAGCACGCGAATCAGGTCGCAGGGTGATCGCGAACCAAGGGGTTCTGCAGGGCCCAATCATTCTAACATGCGCGGAGGAATCAGTACGCATGATGACAGGGACTTTAGTGCTCTTTATGCCCGCCCCTCGCGTGAAGGATCACGTCAAAACTCACGGCGTGTGTCTTCAGAAACTAACCCGTCTAGTTCACCAAACGAAAGGGATGAACGAGAACTAAGTGGTTCAACAGGGGCAAGTCATTCCAGGTCAGCGAACCAGGTCAGAGGTACAAGGGCGCAAAGCGGGGCGCAAAGTAATAATTGGGAACTAAGGGGACCTACAGGACCCAATCATGCCAGACCAGCGAACACACGAGGAGGAATTAGCTCGCATGGTGAGGATATAAGTGCTCTTTATGCTCGGCCCTCTCGTGAGGGCTCACGCCAGAATTCTCGACGCGTGTCTACAGACACCAACCTATCGAGTTCACCAAATGAAAGAGAAACAAGGAATCTTCAGGAATATCCCATGGAATATTAA